One window of Myxococcus fulvus genomic DNA carries:
- a CDS encoding aminopeptidase P family protein has translation MATSIPSSSVASDSTQPAVGEQQSLVTSEPQAPAAKPASHDSLPPQALLDFMLEKWKPASGKLPPKIKYAESFKARRKALSQAFPGETLVIPTGHEKVRANDTYYRFRPGTDFYYLTGNMEADCVLVLEPKDGGGHTDILFVEPNPGRSDATFFTDRVKGELWVGPRLGVPESRARHDVDEARGLDTLNAYLKGLKGSAKTTRVLRGHSAKVDAEVAEGGERDKALATFLSEMRLIKDAQELRELQISIDATQRGFEDVIRSLKVAKTERYVEGIFNLRARVEGNDTGYNSIVASGSHACVLHWNRNDGPLVPGDLLLLDAGVEGHTLYTADITRTLPITGRFSPEQKAIYELVYASQEAAFAAVKPGNDFMEPNRAAMRVLAEGLEKLGIIEDAAEALKDEHQFYKRYSLHNVSHMLGLDVHDCAQARQEAYKYGKLQAGMVLTVEPGLYFQKDDLTVPARYRGIGVRIEDDIVVTARGCKVLSGNIPRTVKDIEAWMSGVWSADKASAAPKGKKAAAKKAKAPAAKKAKAGKRK, from the coding sequence ATGGCCACGTCCATCCCTTCGTCCTCGGTCGCTTCCGACAGCACGCAGCCCGCGGTCGGTGAGCAGCAGTCCCTCGTCACGTCGGAGCCGCAGGCTCCAGCGGCGAAGCCCGCGAGCCACGACTCGCTGCCGCCCCAGGCGCTGCTCGACTTCATGCTCGAGAAGTGGAAGCCCGCGTCGGGGAAGCTGCCGCCGAAGATCAAGTACGCGGAGTCCTTCAAGGCCCGGCGCAAGGCGCTGTCGCAGGCGTTCCCCGGCGAGACGCTGGTCATCCCCACCGGCCACGAGAAGGTGCGCGCGAACGACACGTACTACCGCTTCCGCCCCGGCACGGACTTCTACTACCTCACCGGCAACATGGAGGCGGACTGCGTGCTGGTGCTGGAGCCGAAGGACGGCGGTGGCCACACGGACATCCTCTTCGTGGAGCCCAACCCGGGCCGCTCGGACGCGACGTTCTTCACGGACCGGGTGAAGGGCGAGCTGTGGGTGGGCCCGCGCCTGGGCGTGCCGGAGAGCCGCGCGCGCCATGACGTCGACGAGGCGCGCGGACTGGACACCCTGAACGCGTACCTCAAGGGCCTGAAGGGCTCGGCGAAGACCACGCGCGTGCTGCGGGGACACTCGGCCAAGGTGGACGCCGAGGTGGCGGAGGGCGGCGAGCGCGACAAGGCGCTGGCCACGTTCCTGTCGGAGATGCGGCTCATCAAGGACGCGCAGGAGCTGCGCGAGCTGCAGATCTCCATCGACGCCACGCAGCGCGGCTTCGAGGACGTCATCCGCAGCCTGAAGGTGGCGAAGACGGAGCGCTACGTGGAGGGCATCTTCAACCTGCGCGCGCGGGTGGAAGGCAACGACACGGGCTACAACAGCATCGTCGCCAGCGGCTCGCACGCGTGCGTGCTGCACTGGAACCGCAATGACGGTCCGCTCGTCCCCGGGGACCTGCTCCTGCTGGACGCGGGCGTCGAGGGCCACACGCTCTACACGGCGGACATCACGCGCACGCTGCCCATCACCGGCCGCTTCTCGCCGGAGCAGAAGGCCATCTACGAGCTGGTGTACGCGTCGCAGGAGGCCGCGTTCGCGGCGGTGAAGCCGGGCAACGACTTCATGGAGCCCAACCGCGCCGCCATGCGCGTCCTGGCCGAGGGCCTGGAGAAGCTGGGCATCATCGAGGACGCCGCCGAGGCGCTCAAGGACGAGCACCAGTTCTACAAGCGCTACTCGCTGCACAACGTCAGCCACATGCTGGGGCTGGACGTGCATGACTGCGCGCAGGCGCGGCAGGAGGCGTACAAGTACGGGAAGCTGCAGGCGGGCATGGTGCTCACGGTGGAGCCGGGCCTGTACTTCCAGAAGGATGACCTCACGGTGCCCGCGCGCTACCGCGGCATCGGCGTGCGCATCGAGGACGACATCGTCGTCACCGCGCGCGGCTGCAAGGTGCTGTCCGGCAACATCCCGCGCACGGTGAAGGACATCGAGGCGTGGATGAGCGGCGTGTGGAGCGCCGACAAGGCGTCGGCCGCGCCCAAGGGCAAGAAGGCCGCGGCGAAGAAGGCCAAGGCCCCCGCCGCGAAGAAGGCGAAGGCCGGCAAGCGCAAGTAG
- a CDS encoding tRNA-uridine aminocarboxypropyltransferase, translating into MRSLCLRCHRPESACYCSQLPPRLDTRTRVVFLQHPRERRVAIGTARMAHLALANSEIHQGVDFTGHPRLEELAKDPDSVAVLFPGEDAISVEAARARPPKTLIVVDGTWPQAKKVVSRNPVLAGLPRIGFVPRRPSNYRIRAEPADHCVSTIEAVVEILGLLEGQPEKFDTMLRAFEYMVDTQLGRQATRTSPNRRRIHFGPWRPPFELRSLAQAFENLVVFYGEANAHPTGADIPAELVHVVASRPASGERFEAIIAPERPLARSTTLHVELSEEVLRAGETRAAALARFEQFLRPDDELAVWTTFALDLLWEGGVARRPARNVRLATARALEGKAGGVEHAMELLSGPDVPRWAPGRAGTRIRALESVLRVLVERGQASEPMKRVKQRTGTEG; encoded by the coding sequence GTGCGTTCCCTTTGTCTTCGCTGCCACCGTCCCGAGAGCGCTTGCTACTGCTCGCAACTGCCGCCCCGGCTGGACACGCGCACCCGCGTCGTCTTCCTCCAGCACCCCCGTGAGCGCCGCGTGGCCATCGGCACCGCGCGCATGGCGCACCTGGCGCTGGCCAACTCCGAGATTCATCAGGGCGTCGACTTCACGGGCCACCCCCGCTTGGAGGAGCTGGCGAAGGACCCGGACTCCGTCGCGGTGCTCTTCCCGGGCGAGGACGCCATCTCGGTGGAGGCCGCGCGCGCGCGTCCGCCCAAGACGCTCATCGTCGTGGACGGGACGTGGCCGCAGGCGAAGAAGGTCGTGTCGCGCAACCCCGTGCTCGCGGGGCTGCCGCGCATCGGCTTCGTGCCTCGGCGTCCGAGCAACTACCGCATCCGCGCGGAGCCCGCGGACCACTGTGTGTCCACCATCGAGGCGGTGGTGGAGATCCTCGGGTTGCTCGAGGGTCAGCCGGAGAAGTTCGACACGATGCTGCGCGCGTTCGAGTACATGGTCGACACGCAGCTGGGGCGTCAGGCGACGCGGACCTCGCCCAATCGCCGCCGCATCCACTTCGGCCCGTGGCGTCCGCCGTTCGAGCTGCGCTCGCTGGCTCAGGCGTTCGAGAACCTGGTGGTGTTCTACGGCGAGGCCAACGCGCACCCGACGGGCGCGGACATCCCGGCCGAGCTGGTGCACGTGGTGGCGAGTCGCCCTGCTTCAGGAGAGCGCTTCGAGGCCATCATCGCGCCGGAGCGGCCGCTGGCTCGCAGCACGACGCTGCACGTGGAGCTGTCGGAAGAGGTGCTGCGCGCGGGTGAGACTCGGGCCGCGGCGCTGGCGCGGTTCGAACAGTTCCTGCGGCCGGACGATGAGCTGGCGGTGTGGACGACGTTCGCGCTCGACCTCCTGTGGGAGGGCGGGGTGGCGCGCAGGCCCGCGAGGAACGTGCGGCTGGCCACGGCGCGCGCGCTGGAGGGCAAGGCGGGCGGGGTGGAGCACGCGATGGAGCTGCTCTCGGGGCCGGACGTGCCCCGCTGGGCTCCGGGCCGCGCGGGGACGCGCATCCGCGCGCTGGAGTCCGTGCTGCGCGTGCTGGTGGAGCGGGGCCAGGCGAGCGAGCCGATGAAGCGCGTGAAGCAGCGCACCGGCACCGAGGGCTGA
- a CDS encoding FecR domain-containing protein, producing the protein MAHPEAGALWSLAADELSAEDSARIRAHLSECPACAGQWEQVRASRAMLHEARQVEPVVRWDAVGTALRAKVAASTEARRTQWPWARTDAAASTGAQRTRWPWARTDATTSTRAQRTRWPWARTDAAASTGAQHARWPWALVLAGACAVALAIFLVSTSATRGTPTSEVLAGKATTSDEALAGRTTGSAGTVKELAGHTSSTNEALTGQPGSTGDTLAELTTSSESAVESLAMDGNPARADSVPGAVLKEQGGQERELRAGMRLRSGVAVKTPAKASAMLRLPDASQVRVSSGSEVELSKAEPSDVHLTVHQGRLSVKASHAERRGFRVDVAGLRVSVVGTVFTVERTALGASVAVSEGRVRVELDGQPARMVSAGERIELRSRDKALKQEKLSQPDREALEVFERPTESSTQDVGTTVPTAANPPARARDVLPAVAHAPQAPSTVKSAVATTPVMKAQSKKLVVASLSPPRESPPAPTLPDAVAVPPDTEDVPRGEPPAAVATTQPPPSPFDPSQDFAPYPAPSVTERMTPPRAPAVAPSQPTKVAEATPPKKDEHNPKALLSKDADERFLGYARLQLSQRSCENYLAGLEEIADKSPRKKHREQARYLRARCFEQRLQGQDAKLEYRQYLKEFPRGRYVREAGAAILP; encoded by the coding sequence ATGGCTCACCCTGAGGCAGGCGCGCTGTGGTCGCTGGCGGCCGACGAGCTGAGCGCCGAGGACTCCGCGCGCATCCGGGCACATCTGTCCGAGTGCCCCGCGTGTGCCGGTCAGTGGGAGCAGGTCCGCGCCAGTCGCGCGATGCTGCACGAGGCCCGACAGGTGGAGCCCGTGGTGCGCTGGGACGCGGTCGGCACGGCCCTCAGAGCCAAGGTCGCCGCGAGCACGGAGGCCAGGCGCACGCAGTGGCCATGGGCGCGAACGGACGCGGCCGCGAGCACGGGAGCGCAACGCACGCGGTGGCCGTGGGCGCGAACGGACGCGACCACGAGCACGAGAGCGCAACGCACGCGGTGGCCATGGGCGCGAACGGACGCGGCCGCGAGCACGGGGGCACAGCACGCGCGATGGCCGTGGGCCCTGGTACTCGCGGGGGCTTGCGCGGTGGCGCTCGCGATCTTCCTCGTCAGCACCTCAGCGACACGCGGAACGCCCACGAGCGAGGTGCTCGCGGGAAAGGCGACGACGTCGGACGAGGCGCTCGCGGGACGGACGACCGGGTCCGCCGGCACGGTTAAGGAACTCGCGGGACATACGAGCTCAACAAACGAGGCGCTCACGGGACAGCCCGGGTCCACGGGCGACACGCTGGCGGAGCTGACGACCTCCTCGGAGAGCGCGGTGGAGTCGCTCGCGATGGACGGCAACCCCGCGCGGGCCGACAGCGTTCCAGGAGCGGTGCTCAAGGAACAGGGCGGTCAGGAGCGCGAGCTGCGCGCCGGGATGCGACTGCGTTCAGGCGTCGCGGTAAAGACGCCTGCGAAGGCCTCCGCGATGTTGCGACTTCCGGATGCGAGCCAGGTCCGCGTGTCCTCGGGCTCCGAGGTGGAGCTGTCGAAGGCCGAGCCGAGCGACGTGCACCTCACGGTGCATCAGGGCCGCCTGTCGGTGAAGGCCTCGCACGCGGAGCGGCGGGGCTTCCGGGTGGATGTCGCGGGTCTGCGCGTGTCCGTGGTCGGAACAGTCTTCACCGTGGAGCGCACGGCGCTGGGCGCATCCGTGGCGGTGTCCGAGGGCCGCGTGCGCGTGGAACTGGACGGTCAGCCCGCGCGAATGGTGAGCGCGGGCGAGCGCATCGAGCTGCGCTCCCGTGACAAGGCCCTGAAGCAGGAGAAGTTGTCCCAGCCGGACCGCGAAGCGCTGGAAGTATTCGAGCGTCCGACGGAGTCCTCGACCCAGGATGTCGGCACCACGGTGCCCACGGCAGCGAACCCTCCCGCGCGAGCGCGGGACGTATTGCCCGCGGTGGCTCATGCGCCGCAGGCTCCGAGCACGGTGAAGTCCGCCGTCGCGACGACGCCGGTAATGAAGGCGCAGTCGAAGAAGCTCGTGGTCGCGTCCCTGTCGCCGCCACGCGAGAGCCCCCCTGCGCCCACACTGCCTGACGCCGTGGCCGTGCCGCCCGACACCGAAGACGTGCCCCGGGGCGAGCCGCCCGCCGCCGTGGCCACGACCCAGCCGCCACCTTCGCCCTTCGACCCGTCGCAGGACTTCGCGCCCTACCCGGCCCCCTCCGTGACGGAGCGCATGACGCCGCCACGAGCGCCTGCCGTCGCCCCATCGCAGCCCACGAAGGTGGCGGAGGCCACGCCGCCGAAGAAGGACGAGCACAATCCCAAGGCGCTCCTGTCGAAGGACGCAGACGAGCGGTTCCTCGGGTACGCGCGACTCCAGCTCAGTCAGCGCAGCTGTGAGAACTACCTCGCCGGCCTGGAGGAGATCGCCGACAAGAGCCCACGCAAGAAACACCGCGAACAGGCGCGCTACCTGCGCGCGCGCTGCTTCGAGCAGCGGCTCCAAGGACAGGACGCGAAGCTCGAGTACCGTCAGTACCTGAAGGAGTTCCCGCGAGGCCGCTACGTGCGAGAGGCGGGCGCGGCCATCCTGCCGTAG
- a CDS encoding winged helix DNA-binding domain-containing protein, producing the protein MPSRRKQSSPRASVPRGDAKSALAPVLTTRELNRALLARQFLLRRTRESVPHVLEHLVGLQAQAGNAPYLGLWTRMEDFQLEDLTRRYEQREVVRATLLRSTQHLVTARDYQSLRPALQPVLDRMFNHSAYPRELAGLDMDALLAEGRRLLSREPLSSVELGRRLQARWPERDAQSLAFVVRVAESLVTVPPFGTWGVGGEVTFTPSASWLGAPLEPALALESLVRRYLGAFGPASVKDMQHWSGFVRLGEVFERMRAELRVFRDEQGVELFDLPDAPRPDGDTPVPVRFVPEFDNLLLSHSDRARIISEPHRKRVFTVNGIIRPTVLVDGFVRGMWKLKWEKTRVTLHVSPFARLTREDRDALTQEGLRLLAFAAAEASEHDVRFAPVS; encoded by the coding sequence GTGCCGTCGCGACGCAAGCAGTCCTCCCCGAGAGCTTCAGTTCCTCGTGGTGATGCGAAGTCGGCGCTGGCCCCTGTGCTGACGACGCGTGAGCTGAACCGGGCGCTGCTCGCGCGCCAGTTCCTGCTGCGACGGACCCGTGAGTCCGTGCCCCATGTTCTCGAGCACCTGGTGGGGCTCCAGGCCCAGGCTGGCAATGCGCCTTATCTGGGCCTGTGGACGCGGATGGAGGACTTCCAGCTCGAGGACCTCACCCGGCGCTACGAACAACGGGAGGTGGTTCGGGCGACGCTGCTGCGCTCCACGCAGCACCTGGTCACCGCGCGGGACTACCAGTCGCTGCGCCCCGCGCTCCAACCCGTGTTGGATCGGATGTTCAACCACAGCGCGTATCCGAGAGAGCTCGCGGGGCTGGACATGGATGCGCTGCTCGCCGAGGGGCGTCGGCTCCTCTCGCGTGAGCCCTTGAGCTCGGTGGAGCTGGGGCGGCGTCTCCAGGCTCGCTGGCCAGAGCGGGATGCGCAGTCGCTGGCGTTCGTGGTGCGGGTCGCCGAGTCGCTCGTCACGGTGCCTCCGTTCGGCACCTGGGGCGTGGGCGGCGAGGTGACGTTCACTCCGTCGGCGTCGTGGCTCGGGGCGCCCCTGGAGCCCGCGCTCGCGCTGGAGTCACTGGTGCGGCGCTACCTGGGCGCCTTCGGTCCCGCCAGCGTGAAGGACATGCAGCACTGGTCCGGCTTCGTGCGCCTGGGCGAGGTCTTCGAGCGGATGCGCGCCGAGCTGCGCGTGTTCCGCGATGAGCAGGGCGTCGAGTTGTTCGACCTCCCCGACGCGCCCCGACCCGACGGTGACACGCCGGTGCCCGTGCGCTTCGTGCCCGAGTTCGACAACCTGCTGCTGTCCCACTCGGACCGCGCGCGCATCATCTCCGAGCCGCATCGCAAGCGCGTCTTCACCGTCAACGGCATCATCCGTCCGACGGTGCTCGTGGATGGCTTCGTGCGCGGCATGTGGAAGCTGAAGTGGGAGAAGACGCGCGTCACGCTGCACGTCTCCCCCTTCGCCCGACTGACTCGCGAGGACCGCGACGCCCTCACGCAGGAGGGGCTGCGCCTGCTCGCCTTCGCGGCGGCGGAAGCCTCGGAGCACGACGTGCGCTTCGCCCCGGTGTCCTGA
- a CDS encoding RNA polymerase sigma factor, with translation MIFRDAQALATAASPEERPGPGPAIPPTSDETQLRLLVSRLQDGDLTAFERLYEMTKVDAARTLRHLVGNRVDVEDLLQETYLRLLTAVKGYRGESRFRTFFYRVCSNVALSHLRWKRRRPEDSVAEPPECESTGEDPEAAAQRRQAARLVELALERLKPKKRIVFVYYELCGMSPDEIAEAVGSSPNTVRSRLHHARLEFNEAMQRLLATRRPGGPYGSP, from the coding sequence GTGATTTTCCGTGATGCCCAGGCACTGGCGACCGCCGCCTCGCCCGAGGAACGCCCTGGGCCGGGTCCGGCCATACCTCCCACGTCGGATGAGACGCAGCTGCGGCTGCTCGTGAGCCGGCTGCAGGACGGGGACCTCACCGCCTTCGAGCGTCTGTATGAAATGACGAAGGTGGACGCGGCGCGCACCTTGCGCCACCTGGTGGGCAACCGCGTGGACGTGGAGGACCTGCTCCAGGAGACGTACCTGCGGCTGCTCACGGCAGTGAAGGGCTATCGGGGCGAGTCGCGCTTCCGGACGTTCTTCTATCGGGTGTGCTCGAACGTGGCGCTGTCGCATCTGCGGTGGAAGCGCAGGAGGCCGGAGGATTCGGTCGCGGAGCCACCGGAGTGCGAGTCGACGGGCGAGGACCCGGAGGCCGCGGCGCAGCGCAGGCAGGCGGCCCGGCTGGTGGAGCTGGCGCTGGAGCGGCTCAAGCCGAAGAAGCGAATCGTCTTCGTGTACTACGAGCTGTGCGGAATGAGCCCGGACGAAATCGCCGAGGCCGTGGGAAGCTCGCCCAACACCGTCCGCAGCCGGCTGCATCACGCGAGATTGGAGTTCAACGAGGCCATGCAGCGACTGCTCGCCACCCGCCGCCCTGGAGGCCCGTATGGCTCACCCTGA
- a CDS encoding 16S rRNA (uracil(1498)-N(3))-methyltransferase translates to MNLLLLFDEDFLPDGTARLTGRRAQHAREVLRAEPGESLRVGRLGGLTGLGEVLENSPGVLHLRVSLGEPPPPRAGIDLLLAIPRPKALKKVLPAVASLGVDRIVLVNAARVEKSYFDSKVLDGAFVRDLLLQGLEQARDTHLPEVLVRERFRPFVEDELDSVFPQGAVRLLPHPPATQPLRQVAAAPGQRSVLAIGPDGGWVSFEAQLLESHGFRPFSLGPRILRVETAVPVLVGQVALLGEDTAPRHDAGGT, encoded by the coding sequence GTGAACCTGCTGCTGCTCTTCGACGAGGACTTCCTGCCGGACGGCACCGCCCGGCTCACCGGCCGCCGCGCCCAGCACGCCCGGGAGGTGCTGCGCGCCGAGCCCGGTGAATCCCTGCGCGTGGGACGCCTGGGCGGCCTGACGGGCTTGGGCGAGGTGCTGGAGAACAGCCCCGGCGTCCTCCACCTGCGCGTGTCCCTCGGCGAGCCCCCACCGCCCCGTGCGGGCATCGACCTGCTGCTCGCCATCCCCCGCCCCAAGGCCCTCAAGAAGGTCCTCCCGGCCGTGGCCTCGCTGGGCGTGGACCGCATCGTCCTGGTCAACGCCGCCCGCGTGGAGAAGAGCTACTTCGACTCCAAGGTGCTCGACGGCGCCTTCGTACGGGACCTGCTCCTCCAGGGCCTGGAGCAGGCGCGCGACACCCACCTGCCCGAGGTCCTGGTCCGCGAGCGCTTCCGCCCCTTCGTCGAGGACGAGCTGGACAGCGTCTTCCCCCAAGGCGCCGTCCGCCTGCTCCCCCACCCTCCGGCGACCCAGCCCCTGCGCCAGGTGGCCGCGGCCCCCGGCCAGCGCTCCGTGCTCGCCATCGGCCCCGACGGAGGTTGGGTGTCGTTCGAGGCCCAATTGTTGGAATCCCACGGCTTCCGCCCCTTCTCGCTCGGCCCGCGCATCCTCCGGGTGGAGACGGCGGTTCCCGTGCTCGTCGGGCAAGTAGCCCTTCTCGGGGAAGACACTGCTCCGCGTCACGATGCAGGAGGCACTTGA